Proteins co-encoded in one Lepus europaeus isolate LE1 unplaced genomic scaffold, mLepTim1.pri SCAFFOLD_254, whole genome shotgun sequence genomic window:
- the LOC133754626 gene encoding cytochrome c oxidase subunit 5A, mitochondrial-like: MLGAALGRCAAPAAIPARLRGLQHPGPAPGAAASLQSVRCYSHGSQETDEEFDARWVTYFNKPDIDAWELRKGMNTLVGYDLVPEPKIIYAALRACRRLNDYASAVRILEVVKDKAGPHQEIYPYVIQELRPTLNELGISTPEELGLDKM; encoded by the coding sequence ATGCTGGGCGCCGCTCTCGGCCGCTGCGCCGCACCCGCAGCCATCCCTGCCAGACTTCGAGGCCTCCAGCACCCCGGCCCGGCTCCCGGCGCCGCCGCTTCTCTCCAGTCAGTCCGCTGCTACTCCCATGGGTCGCAGGAGACAGATGAGGAGTTTGACGCTCGATGGGTGACGTACTTCAACAAGCCGGACATAGATGCTTGGGAGCTGCGTAAAGGGATGAACACGCTTGTTGGCTATGATCTGGTGCCAGAGCCCAAAATCATTTATGCTGCTCTGCGGGCCTGCAGACGGCTAAATGACTACGCTAGTGCAGTTCGCATCCTAGAGGTTGTGAAGGACAAAGCAGGACCTCATCAGGAAATCTATCCCTATGTCATCCAGGAACTTAGACCAACTTTAAATGAACTGGGAATCTCTACTCcagaggagctgggccttgaCAAAATGTAA